A stretch of the Malus sylvestris chromosome 10, drMalSylv7.2, whole genome shotgun sequence genome encodes the following:
- the LOC126585686 gene encoding eukaryotic translation initiation factor 5B-like, with translation MGRKKPTARDDENPQQAAGAKSKKKALVIEDDEYSIGTEPSEESQAQEEKVAVTGKKGKKGNSKASKRRDDEDFDDVGKGDEGEDEVPQVAFTGKKKGKSKKSGGNSVFNSSSFGLLGDEDGDDDEKSGLTGDDDEDAPVVSFSGKKKASKSSKKTGGSLFTGSAFDVIGDEGDSDGEVIDSSVDKSKEDDDSENEDEPVISFTGKKKPSKGGKKGGNVFAAASFDALDDADEEKDEKNDEDDEVPQITFSGKKKKSSKVSKKSGANSLSSALLDEGNDQDTSVSEPTRVGDDAVDDQDASVIAFTGKKKSSKKKGNGVFTALSEDADVFEPEQPNTETSKSEADDSKTNKSKEVLETSKSKKKKKKSGRTAQEEDDLDKILAELGEGPTTLKPAEATVQAEKVEVQPDLVAPVDASGEKEGEEETGESAAAKKKRKKKEKEKEKKAAAAAAAGTATAPVVTKDDKQEETQIEPTDPKKKEVKGKVADKKLPKHVREMQEALARRQELEERLKREAEEKQRKEEEERRKQEELEREKEAARILRREREKEKLQRKRQEGKVLTPKQKEDQRRREAMRNQILANAGGLPLPTADNEKKAKRPMYQKKKTKAAPIHANGAASAKPVENLEEGGQQDTIPEPESGEFGKVEDVESVDLEEKSEVAESVKDNGVEEEEEEDDDDDPWDAKSFDDVNLSVKRGFSDEEIDSQPVAKKDIKSAGAKPSVSAQKTVPSQPIKSQDGENKKKQPDNDVDKSKKKDVSVKKAAATSNADPKESGDNLRSPICCIMGHVDTGKTKLLDCIRGTNVQEGEAGGITQQIGATYFPAENIRERTKELKADAKLKVPGLLVIDTPGHESFTNLRSRGSGLCDIAILVVDIMHGLEPQTIESLNLLKMRNTEFIVALNKVDRLYGWKTCRNAPILKAMKQQSKDVQNEFNMRLVQIITQFKEQGLNTELYYKNKEMGETYSIIPTSAISGEGIPDLLLLLVQWTQKTMVEKLTFSNEIQCTVLEVKVIEGLGTTIDVVLVNGVLHEGDQIVVCGMQGPIVATIRSLLTPHPMKELRVKGAYLHHSEIKAAQGIKISAQGLEHAIAGTALHVVGPHDDLDEIKETAMEDMKSVMNRIDKSGEGVCVQASTLGSLEALLEFLKTPVVNIPVSGISIGPVHKKDVMKASVMLEKKKEFATILAFDVKVTPEAREMADDLGVKIFIADIIYHLFDQFKAYIENIKEEKKKESADEAVFPCVLKIMPNCVFNKKDPIILGVEVLDGILKVGTPICIPQRDFISIGRIASIENNHKPVDTAKKGSKLAIKIIGSNSEEQQKMFGRHFEIDDELVSQISRNSIDVLKANYRDELSMEEWKLLVKLKKLFEIP, from the exons ATGGGTCGGAAGAAGCCGACTGCTCGGGACGACGAGAACCCGCAGCAGGCTGCGGGTGCTAAGTCGAAGAAGAAAGCTTTGGTAATTGAGGACGATGAGTATTCTATAGGAACTGAGCCGTCCGAGGAGTCTCAGGCGCAGGAAGAGAAAGTTGCTGTCACGGGAAAGAAGGGTAAAAAGGGTAATTCAAAAGCTTCAAAGCGCAGGGATGATGAAGACTTTGATGATGTGGGAAAGGGGGACGAAGGCGAAGATGAGGTTCCCCAAGTTGCCTTCACTGGAAAGAAGAAGGGAAAGTCGAAGAAGAGTGGTGGGAATAGTGTGTTCAACTCTTCGAGTTTTGGTCTGCTTGGAGACGAAGACGGTGATGATGATGAGAAATCTGGGTTAActggtgatgatgatgaggatGCTCCAGTGGTGAGTTTTTCTGGCAAGAAGAAGGCTTCAAAATCGTCCAAGAAAACTGGTGGTAGTTTGTTTACAGGGTCAGCTTTTGATGTGATTGGTGATGAAGGCGATAGTGATGGTGAGGTTATTGATAGCTCTGTGGATAAGAGTAAAGAAGATGACGATAGTGAGAACGAAGATGAGCCTGTAATTTCTTTTACAGGGAAGAAGAAGCCGTCTAAGGGTGGGAAGAAGGGTGGGAATGTGTTTGCAGCAGCTAGCTTTGATGCCCTCGATGATGCAGACGAGGAGAAGGATGAAAAGAATGATGAGGACGATGAAGTTCCACAGATTACATTCTCCGGTAAGAAAAAGAAGTCATCAAAGGTATCAAAAAAGAGCGGTGCTAATTCTCTTAGCTCAGCTCTGCTTGATGAGGGGAATGATCAAGATACTTCTGTGTCTGAACCAACTAGAGTTGGTGATGACGCAGTTGATGATCAAGATGCATCTGTGATTGCATTCACAGGTAAAAAGAAGTCTTCCAAAAAGAAAGGTAATGGTGTTTTTACTGCATTGAGTGAAGATGCAGATGTATTTGAACCAGAACAACCAAACACTGAAACTAGTAAAAGCGAAGCTGATGATTCTAAAACTAACAAGAGTAAAGAGGTTCTAGAAACTTcaaaaagtaagaaaaagaagaagaagagtggAAGGACTGCTCAAGAAGAAGATGACTTGGATAAGATTCTTGCTGAGCTAGGTGAGGGTCCTACTACGTTGAAACCAGCTGAGGCTACTGTGCAAGCggagaaagttgaggttcaacCTGATCTGGTTGCCCCGGTTGATGCTTCTGGTGAAAAGGAAGGTGAAGAAGAGACTGGGGAGTCTGCTGCcgcaaagaagaagagaaagaagaaggagaaggaaaaggagaaaaaggCAGCAGCTGCTGCCGCAGCAGGGACTGCTACTGCTCCTGTGGTCACTAAGGATGATAAACAAGAAGAAACCCAAATTGAACCTACGGATCCCAAGAAGAAAGAAGTGAAAGGTAAAGTAGCAGATAAGAAACTTCCAAAACATGTGAGGGAGATGCAAGAGGCTCTTGCTAGGCGACAAGAACTGGAAGAGAGGTTGAAAAGGGAAGCAGAGGAGAAACagaggaaagaagaagaggagcgGCGTAAGCAGGAAGAACTTGAGAGGGAAAAGGAGGCGGCCAGGATTCTGAGAAGGGAAAGGGAAAAGGAGAAGCTACAAAGGAAGAGACAGGAAGGCAAGGTTTTAACGCCGAAGCAAAAAGAAGACCAACGTCGGCGGGAGGCAATGAGAAACCAGATACTTGCTAATGCAGGGGGTTTGCCTCTCCCGACCGCAGACAATGAGAAAAAGGCTAAACGGCCCATGTATcagaaaaagaagacaaaagcAGCACCCATTCATGCAAATGGTGCAGCTTCTGCGAAGCCAGTGGAAAACCTAGAAGAGGGAGGCCAGCAGGACACTATCCCTGAGCCAGAGTCTGGGGAATTTGGAAAGGTTGAAGATGTAGAGTCAGTGGATCTGGAGGAAAAATCTGAAGTTGCTGAATCGGTTAAAGATAATggagtggaagaagaagaagaagaagatgatgatgatgatccaTGGGATGCTAAGAGCTTTGATGATGTTAACCTTTCTGTTAAACGTGGATTTTCTGATGAAGAGATTGACTCTCAACCTGTTGCAAAAAAAGACATAAAGAGTGCAGGTGCCAAGCCATCAGTTTCTGCCCAGAAAACCGTTCCTTCTCAACCAATAAAATCTCAGGATggtgaaaataagaaaaaacaaccTGATAATGATGTTGACAAAAGTAAGAAGAAAGATGTTTCTGTTAAAAAAGCAGCGGCAACTTCTAATGCTGACCCTAAAGAAAGTGGAGATAACCTTCGTTCACCTATTTGCTGCATAATGGGCCATGTTGATACTGGTAAAACTAAGCTACTGGATTGTATCAGAGGCACAAATGTTCAGGAAGGCGAGGCCGGAGGTATCACTCAGCAGATTGGAGCAACATATTTTCCTGCTGAGAACATCCGTGAGAGGACCAAGGAACTGAAAGCTGATGCGAAGCTGAAGGTCCCTGGTCTGTTGGTCATTGATACCCCCGGGCACGAGTCATTCACTAATTTACGGTCACGGGGCTCAGGTTTATGTGATATTGCTATATTGGTGGTTGATATTATGCATGGCTTAGAGCCTCAGACAATAGAGTCACTCAACCTTTTGAAAATGAGGAATACAGAATTCATTGTTGCGCTGAATAAG gtGGACAGACTCTACGGATGGAAAACCTGCCGCAATGCACCAATTTTGAAAGCAATGAAGCAACAATCTAAGGATGTACAAAATGAGTTCAATATGAGGCTCGTACAG ATTATCACTCAATTCAAGGAGCAGGGGTTAAATACTGAATTGTATTATAAGAATAAAGAAATGGGGGAAACATACAGTATTATTCCTACAAGTGCCATTAG TGGTGAAGGAATTCCAGATTTGCTATTACTATTGGTTCAGTGGACGCAGAAAACTATGGTTGAGAAACTCACTTTCAGCAATGAAATTCAG TGTACGGTTTTGGAGGTTAAGGTTATAGAAGGCCTTGGGACAACAATAGATGTTGTTTTGGTTAATGGTGTGCTTCATGAAGGAGATCAAATAGTGGTTTGCGGCATGCAG GGACCTATTGTTGCTACAATTCGGTCTCTATTGACACCACATCCAATGAAAGAACTTCGTGTGAAG GGAGCATATCTGCATCATAGTGAAATCAAGGCTGCACAGGGTATCAAAATCTCAGCACAG GGTCTTGAGCACGCTATTGCTGGTACTGCTCTACATGTGGTAGGGCCTCATGATGACTTGGACGAAATCAAGGAAACAGCTATGGAAGACATGAAGTCAGTTATGAATAGGATTGACAAGAGTGGTGAGGGAGTTTGCGTACAAGCATCCACTCTAGGTTCCTTGGAAGCATTGCTAGAGTTTTTGAAAACACCAGTCGTTAACATTCCCGTTAGTGGTATTAGCATAGGACCTGTGCATAAAAAGGATGTCATGAAGGCCAGTGTAAtgcttgaaaagaaaaaggagtttGCCACCATCTTGGCATTTGATGTCAAAGTGACACCAGAGGCCCGAGAAATGGCAGATGATTTAGGTGTGAAGATCTTCATTGCCGATATCATCTATCACTTGTTTGATCAATTTAAggcctatattgaaaatatcaaggaggaaaagaagaaggaatcTGCTGATGAAGCTGTCTTTCCTTGCGTGCTCAAGATTATGCCCAACTGTGTTTTCAACAAGAAGGATCCAATTATTTTGGGGGTTGAGGTTCTCGATGGCATTTTGAAG GTGGGTACTCCAATTTGTATTCCTCAAAGGGATTTTATTTCTATTGGGCGCATTGCATCCATTGAAAATAACCACAAACCTGTTGATACGGCGAAGAAGGGGTCGAAGTTAGCCATTAAG ATTATTGGGTCAAATTCGGAAGAGCAGCAAAAGATGTTTGGTAGGCATTTTGAAATTGATGACGAACTTGTCAGCCAAATCTCAAGGAATTCGATTGATGTACTTAAAGCGAATTACCGG GATGAACTATCAATGGAGGAGTGGAAGCTGCTCGTGAAATTGAAGAAACTTTTCGAGATACCATGA